The DNA region GACCCAtcacgcacgcaggcaatgaggcagtgatcgctgagatcctggttgaagaaagcagaggtgtatttagagggcaagttggtcaggatgatatctaagagggtgcccatggttacggatttagggttgtacctggtaggttccttaataatttgtgtgggattgagggcatctagtttagattgtaggacggccggagTGTTAAGCATATCTCatgtttaggtcacctaacagtactaactctgaagatagatggggggcaatcaattcacatatggtttcCAGGGCACAgatgggggctgaagggggtcaataacaagtggcaacggtgagagacttgtttctggaaaggtggatttttaaaagttggtgtgtcgaattgtttgggcacagacctggatagtatgacagaactctgcaggctctctctgcagtagattgcaagtccgccccctttggcagctctatcttgtcggaagatgttgtagttggggatggaaatttcaggaacTTTGGTGGCCTTCCGAAAGCaatgattcagacacggctaggacatcagggttggtggagggggctaaagcagtgaataaaacaaactttaaAAGTGCTTTTTAAAAGGCTTAAAAATGGAGGAGTCTTAAAAACAGGctcaaactctgcagttgttgaacctaatgtgtggtgttaaaggggaaatatTCAATAGCTACATCTATATTCAGACTTTTTAAATGTgtttatttatagccattgattcttgaagaatataacacgtctcatgagcttagttcaactgttgtaccccatcagaaccccaaataagctttttttactccaatgtttagaaacaatgtaaaccaacactgtagcctcaacatggttaaaactataatgttgatatcatggatggtcaatccttgcatccataggtctgtctatgaatttgagagtagttaaatttctccagccccatccatcatcttactagcaaaacagtggtggaatgacaggtttgttattgtttcaactgcagataTTTCTGGGGAACTGTTACCGTTATCAAATTGTAAGCCCTGAGACTTGGTTTGGCAAACAGTtgagggatgggggctggagaaatgtaaccactctcacatTCATAGAGAAAACTATTGTAGCAAccgtaacccaacacctagcgacctcgtcaagaagttcagacatcttggcgtaacagtcataaggtgttggcttgtgagtcactggacccaggtttgagttcagctcagggaaaccccctgaattcactacactataaCTTACAAGGATAAGGTCATCCATAAGGTCAAAAGTATATTTTTAACCAGGCTTCGAGGCTATACAGTGGAGTTATACAATGTTTTGGTTATGTTTTGGTTTCTGATGGGGTAATACAGTTTAAATatttgaggcatttataagttacactaccgttcaaaagtttgggatcacttagaactgtccttgtttttgaaagaaaagctcacaagtcctcaactgacagcttcatttaaatagtacccgtaaaacaccagtctcaacgtcaacagtgaagaggcgactccgagatGCTGCAAAgagaaagccatatctcagacgggccaataaaaattaaagattaagatgggcaaaacaacacagacagagatatgtatttttctttgcaactctgcataGAAGGCCAGCAGCCCGGAGTCACGTCTTTCAGACTGGTGTTTTAGTTAAGCTGTTGAgcacttgtgaggtgtctgtttctcaagctagacgctctaatgtacttgtcctcttgctcagttgtgcaccggggcctcccactcctctttatattctggtgTTTGGTTCTAATTTTTCAGATAACTCACAGACACTAGAAAAGCTGAACCAAGttgaattcttcccaaagggtcttTACATACCCCACTTTggacactcctccttctctccaatccttacatcttctGATTcgacaggaagagggtaacagGATACTAAACCCGTATtactcccttcaggggatctgacctgacctcctgaCATCAACCCCTCCTTCGcttaatccacagatgtccatttgcttcccctatagcaatcctgtgatctcctcccgtccacccagcacattccacagccactctgtctttctacagatctcacttccatctatctatctatcatgtctttaatatctcaatgttcaaagtttagcccGAATCCAAcactggttagagccagtttgcactgttctctGAAGGGAGTAgtcacagcgttgtacgagatcttcagtttcttggcaatttctcccatggaatagccttcattttaatttctcagaacaagaatagactgacgagtttcagaagaaaattatttgtttctggccattttgagcctgtaaccgaacccacaaatgctgatgctccagatactcaactagtctaaagaaggccagtttaattgcttctttaatcagaacaacagtttttagctgtgctaacatcattgcaaaaggattttctaatgatcaattagccttttaaaataatgaacttggattagctaacacaacgtgccattggaacacaggagtgatggttgctgataatgtgcctctgtatgcctatgtagatattccatgaaaaaaacagccatttccagctacaatagtcatttacaacgttaacaatgtctacactgtatttctgatcaatttgatgttattttattggacaaaaaaatttgcttttctttcaaaaacaaggacatttctaagggacctcaaacttttgaacggtagtgtatattcttcaagaatcaatggttatatagtaaatgggtctttctataactgccagtgtagatttcctgtgGGGGTCAATTTGTTGGAGCTGTTGATAAGCTGTTGTATTCAAAGACCTCAATGTCTTGCCAGGAGGGTGCAAGGTGCTGTGTTGTTGTTTTCTGCTGCCAGGACTTGTGTGACGGCCTTTTCCTGCTCCAGGACTGTTTCCATCATCTGCAGTGGAGATCCCCACCTTATCGGGGATTCCGTGTTGAGCTTGTTGAGGTGCAGGCTCAGTTTATCCTGTGGATTCTGTGTTGAGCTTGTTGAGGGGCAGGCTCAGTTTATCCTGTGGATTCTGTGTTGAGCTTGTTGAGGGACAGGCTCAGTTTATCCTGTGGATTCCGTGTTGAGCTTGTTGAGGGCCAGGCTCAGTTTATCCTGTGGATTCCGTGTTGAGCTTGTTGAGGGGCAGGCTCAGTTTATCCTGTGGATTCCGTGTTGAGCTTGTTGAGGGGCAGGCTCAGTTTATCCTGTGGATTCCGTGTTGAGCTTGTTGAGGGGCAGGCTCAGTTTATCCTGTGGATtctgtgtttgagcttgttgagGGGCAGGCTCAGTTTATCCTGTGGATTCCGTGTTGAGCTTGTTGAGGGGCAGGCTCAGTTTATCCTGTGCACTTGTCAGGGCCTTCTGCTTCTTCCAACTATAGAAAAATGTGCTGACCACTTCCTTGCATTTAATCCATCTATAGATTTACATACTACTGTTGTGATTGAGAGAGCTATATTGCTTTAGAGAACAGGATCATTTATATAGTAGGATATTTATTATTGAAAGAGTGAGGATATATTGAAACCAGAGGCTAATGTGTAAATTATAAATAAAAGCAATGTAATGTTTGCATATTGCACACATTTACAAATTACAAATATGATAGATTGGCATAGCGGTATATATTCTGCTTAACGTATAAGAAGGATCAGGCAGTGTAGTCAGCTATAACTTTAAACAGAGGAGATAAAGAATACAATAGTTATTCTGCAATTTAAGTTATGTTGTTTTTAAGTTACGTTATTTTTCTACCTGCTCTGTGTTTTGGACGTTTAAACTTACCAATAGTAATGTGTAGCCTGTGTCTTGTCCATTTGTTCAGCTCCAATGCTTTGACCGTGTTCCATCCACTGTCTTGTCCATTTGTTCAGCTCCAATGCTTTAACCGTGTTCCATCCACTGTCTGTCCATTTGTTCAGCTCCAATGCTTTAACCGTGTTCCATCCACTGTCTGTCCATTTGTTCAGCTCTAATGCTTTAACCATGTTCCATCCACTGTCTTGTCCATTTGTTCAGCTCCAATGCTTTGACCGTGTTCCATCCACTGTCTTGTCCATTTGTTCAGCTCCAATGCTTTGACCGTGTTCCATCCACTGTCTTGTCCATTTGTTCAGCTCCAATGCTTTGACCGTGTTCCATCCACTGTCTTGTCCATTTGTTCAGCTCCAATGCTTTGACCGTGTTCCATCCACTGTCTTGTCCATTTGTTCAGCTCCAATGCTTTGACCGTTTTCCATCCACTGTCGGTAGTCATACATACTTGACGCGACTCTTTCAATCCCCAGGATGAAAGTGTCTACCTCAGTCCAGCTGGAATTATTCATCCGGTGTGTTCGTCTGGGAAATAAGAGGGCTGAAGGCGTTTGCTTCGCAGCTTCCAGTTGTCATCAATGTAATGAATCGTGGGGCTAATGTATGACTCTGTGGTCCAGCTTGACCGTAAGTCGGAAGTGGTAGAGAAGAATGCAGCATTGCGTATTTCCCTGGCATCTCTGTCCCGACGTTCTGTGTAGAGTTCAGACATGTTTTACTGAAGTATTTACGGCTCAGGATCTCGTATCTTGGGTCTAGAGTTCGAATCAACTTTCTGAAACCATCTTTCTCCACAGATACAATTGGTTCCATGTCTTTCGCTATGTGATACGTAATAGAACTCGTTATCTCTATTCCACTTCTTGGTCGTCTTGTCACCACTAATGGAATGGTGATACCTGAGTGCGGGTCTGGCTTGAAGATGTCTTGGGACTTGCTCTGGGGGTTTGTTGCATGCATTCTGGTAGATTCTTCATATTCGTGCACATGCAGGGTTTTCAGGTGGTGAAAAAGATTGCTGGTGTTTCCACCTTTGGCGTCGACACAACTTACATAGTGCTGTTTGTTGGTCGAGGTTGGATATCTTAAAGCAAAACCAGTTCCAAACGACAGAGGCCCCCTTCTTTCGAACCAATTCTTCGTTGTCGTGCAAATCAACCTCAATATATTATTTTCCTTTACTTCAggcatcaccttttacctcaaataaacagtggatttctgctgttgcgGGCCTTTAACCACCTGTCTGACTTTATCTTTCACACAGGAGAAagacgtgactatcgtggatcttctggggagcctcaacagcATCATGATGCTGACAcgtcagagaagagtctctccagatcagaactcctcaagaaacaccagcagagacccagagggaagaaatctcactgctgctctgactgtgggaaacaTTTCAAATTTTCATCTgaacttaaaatacaccagagaacacacacaggagagaaaccttatagctgtactcaatgtgagaagagttttactcagtcaagcaGCCTgatagtgcaccagagaacacacacaggccagAAAAgttatagctgtactcaatgtgggaagagttttacttcaTCTGGCTATCTGAAGATACACCAGagagcacacacaggagagaaaccatttagttgtactcaatgtgggaagagttttactacatctggatATCTGAAGATACATCTgataacacacacaggagagaaatcttatagctgtaatcaatgtgggaagagttttactcagtcaaagGGCCTGGTAGTACatcggagaacacacacaggagagaaacgatatagctgtgctcaatgtgggaagagttttactcaatCAGGCAACCTGAaagcacaccagagaacacacactggagagaaaccttttagctgtgatcaatgtgggaagagttttatcaTATCTGGTGATCTGAAGGTACACCAGAgagcacacacaggagaaaaaccatatagctgtaatcaatgtgggaagagttttgctacGTCTCGCTATCTGaagatacaccagagaacacacacgggagagaaaccatatagctgtaatcgatgtgggaagagttttgctgcttctagctatctgaagatacaccagagaacacacacacaggagataaatgATGTCtctgtgctcaatgtgggaagcGTTTTACTCAAACAGCCTGATAgcgcaccagagaacacacacaggtgagaaatCGCATAGCTGCGATCAATGTGACAAGATACTCTGATttaagatctctgatcaaacatcagaaaatacatacatgaaggagttgtttcatgatatcaatgaaataataTCACAATGTAgattgttttaacattgtagaagtATTTTAATGAATGttacaatgtagaaccctaaatgttTGCCCCTTCAATTGATTTCTGCATGACTCAGGggaaaaatccaggctctgaattgaaagagtactattCATGAGATTTAACAAAAAACAGCTCTATTACACTTACCGCGTTGGCGACCCACTTTAATCCCACTTTAAAAATGTATCTGGctgttttctacaaattgtcctctaaccagtgatgtacacattattcccagtttccgtgtggtttttgagcagttagttttaacaggacgtgcaacctcatctccctcctctcgcaCAATTGATATCTACATGATTtcgatgagtgatgacaaataagtcttgcgttcctttgtttagtgacccctaaatttaaatgcatcactccagaATGTAGCTGACTGtattctgcaggttgtcctctaatcAGTGAGGTGaaagatatctcccatttccatgtgttttttgttttgttgtgttaGTTTCAAGAGCAGGTTCAACCTGATTTTCCCCCAAATCAATATGCGTTGCCATGGATCAtaatttattttgactgcacgtttttgtattgtagatgagttttgtttgggctcgttctaagggacgagagttctagaagctagtgagttttaggattctatagaaagaaaaagaaaagatacaattgtatattattatttagaaatacgtgtttttaattgttgacagccatGTTTATATATGTAAAGCTGGAGCcttgtagttgattataatgttaaatggaagttgttttcagTTGGTGGTGAGCAAAGttgtccaacaaaaatataggatgtatttgttgtcttaagggggaaggtgttacaggctttggtttttccatttatgttttgaggttggactttagcatgtagggcgcactgattggtgtcacctcgttagtcagtatgtattacacctgtgctggcttgtccatcttgtTAGTGGGAAGGTGGTTCACCTGAGCTGCTCAGGTTCTATTttagagtgtctggcccagttctccagttgtcttgatagatgtggagagtcaatacctttagttgctccacctttttgttTTGCTTCCAATctgtaagtttggtgtgggtttttcttttgcttgcctcttcttgggcagatttagtgggtctcatggtgggtgtgtgttaggtcccagttgttgttactagtcaactttcagtggacacccccatagtgtctttcagagcccctcctaaaaccccacctgtttagTTTTGGTTGTTGTCAGTGACTATTTGCTAGTTCTGTCTTCTGTTTAAGGAACATTTCtggttttcttgctggggaacgGAACAACAATGTAGTAAAACAAGCTTctattttgggttggatattgcaTCCAATTCTTACTATTTTAATCGATGGCATTTAGgatgctcattagtctttcagttgttaatcttgttttttatcctcttatgtttgtggtatgtttttcctgtgaagccattgtgttgcatccatgtctgaaatgtgctgtataaataaagcttgttTTGATTTTAACATATTGTGAAACAAATGAACCCATCAACAGACTCCTGCTAAACCAATGAACAAATATGTGCAAAAGAAACACGTATTGTACCTTtgtccatcttagtatgaaaaaaCATAGCAATGTTAAAATAGTGCATGGTACGTACGTTTACTACCACTTTTCAACCAACCCAGTTCATTTGTTGAAAAATGTTGAAATCAACAATACATTGAAGGATGCAACTactgaaaacaaacaaacagatcCACCTAACTCTTAAagcctgctgaaggcgtggtggagtagaaaacaccacccccggctctaccaggggcttgaggtggtctcccatagctctgcttatgtcatgttctgtggccttgctattccatttcttgactgcccctgcaacacatatataacactcaaagtaatggatatagagcacaggtgtcaaactcattccacggggggccgagtgtctgcgggttttcgctcctcccttatacttgattgatgaattaacatcactaattagttaggaactccccacacctggttgtctagggctttattgaaaggaaaaaccaaaaacctgcagacactaggccctccgtggaatgagtttgacacccctgatataGAGCATCTAcagcctcagttacacctggcacctaaatgtgacttctgtcatctgatcactccaagctgcagtaggttcagatctaccaggatgggcctttgacatagtctggatgcagtcaggccaCCGAATATGCATCAGCAATGTAAAGAGATGAGTGgggaaaaatacattttacacATATTACCTTCAtaataaataaaattgtattgttcacatacaggtgttcagcagatgttattgcgaatgTAGgcaaatgcttgtgcttctagttccgacagtgcagtcatatctaacaatttcacaacaaatacctaatacacacaaatctaagtaaaggaatggaattatgaatatataaatatatggataaacaatgtcagagcagcatagactgagatacagtttatacatatgagatgagaaatgcaagatatgtaaacattattaaagggacAATGATTTCATGAtgcctgtttaacagtctgatggccttgagatagaagctgtttttcattcttttggtcccagctttgatgcacctttactgacctcgccttctgaatgatagtgaggtgaacaggcagtggctcgggtaatAACAAAGAACAAATATATGTGCCTGAGGGGAAATTAACTTTCATACAGCCAGAAGGGTTGAGAAATTAAATAtcagtggacaatttgcacaaATGTAATGaacatagatgatggaacatattcccttttgctGATGTGATAAACCACTAAGgggacataaatatttaccatctaaaccatgtgtgacctctctggctgtagaagtgttcttcctaaccatTCCCCCaactctgactgagctccaccctcactgggtcttcagaaGAGAGGAAGGTTGAGGAGcgatggaaggatgaatggatcagtcagtcaataaagtgtagagctgctgtctgacaaaatcactattttagtagttcattaaattaaataaggctttatgactgctgaatatcaACTATCAATCAcctagatcatgtattttcaggtagagatatatccttgggacatccctagcccattgaagttgacatttaaaatggttaaggtcgggtttagggtagggatgtcccaaggatcccggatagcattgACCATTGTGCATTCTGCTGTCTCTTACATAGCAggtgatgggttctgacttctgatcttgaaaatatgaaatatccttattatgtgaaattgaatgaaacaataatgtatgttgatgttAATATgctgtacaatattccatgatgtttctatatgataacaatagcgtaatatatttaatatgccataCACTATTTTTTAACCAGTTCCACTGATTAATTTTAATTAACTGAATCATTATGAaacaacgtcagttcaccgtctcacctcatactttATCGGAGTAGCAGCAGCTGACTTGATCGTTGATGCTAATCAGCATgtttgaatctgagagtaaatagagccgactacactctaaaaatgaagggttcaactggagttgttctcagatcccctaagaaccgtagggttcttggtcaatgaaaaactgccccaaaaggttcttcaaatcACTTGTTAGAAGGTGGGTTCTTCGAGGAACCTCCCTTGTTGCTGGACTTCTTCCCGGAACTTCGCAATTACAACCAAAACCATGGTGACAAGATTGGATGCGACAACAGTTAAAAAGGTTAAGTTTGGGTTGATGTTTGGCTCTGAATATGTCTCGAAATAATTGattataataatataacatactaatAATGAATAACGAAGACAATTATGGTTTTCTGTGAATATCTTCCATTACGTTACTATAGCTAATTAACGTAAATATTATTAAGCCGGGTTTGACCGTCGGCGTTGtatgagctacagtacagtaccgttagttagctaacgttatgtcctaACTAGGCACAACTAGGTTTGGATTATTTCCTCAACTATAATATTTGCCATATATTGTATATCGTTTCCATGAACCAACATGGCTTACACTCATTGACGTAAGTTTCCAATCTAGAGCAGTTCTCACTTTTGTGATaatgaactagctaacgttagcttcgtTAACCAACTAACTTACTAAGGACGGTGACCTGTCCAGACGAGATGTCACAACGAACTGAATCGTCAATGGAGGGCTTCCTCTTTTTTCAGActgctacagcatgcaatactattaactcacaagggggcataacgttacatgtacaatactatcccattttggaaacgttacatgaacaatactatcccattttggaaacgttacatgtgcaatactatcccattttggaaacgttacatgtacaatactatcccattttggaaacgttacatggacaatactatcccattttggaaacgttaaaTGTACAATACTGTcacatt from Salvelinus fontinalis isolate EN_2023a chromosome 26, ASM2944872v1, whole genome shotgun sequence includes:
- the LOC129824359 gene encoding zinc finger protein 180-like, with the protein product MSSLSYSPPAIEDGVCWTEKEGLWLNVVVKEEEEDVKIQKQLEGEAVTVKEEEKDVTVKEEEDAFRVKEEEDVTVKEEEEVEEKEDDAVFGVKEEEGEMTVTLEEEDEEEETGYLGSVSQRHVKASYGSNDEQALVNTRERRDYRGSSGEPQQHHDADTSEKSLSRSELLKKHQQRPRGKKSHCCSDCGKHFKFSSELKIHQRTHTGEKPYSCTQCEKSFTQSSSLIVHQRTHTGQKSYSCTQCGKSFTSSGYLKIHQRAHTGEKPFSCTQCGKSFTTSGYLKIHLITHTGEKSYSCNQCGKSFTQSKGLVVHRRTHTGEKRYSCAQCGKSFTQSGNLKAHQRTHTGEKPFSCDQCGKSFIISGDLKVHQRAHTGEKPYSCNQCGKSFATSRYLKIHQRTHTGEKPYSCNRCGKSFAASSYLKIHQRTHTQEINDVSVLNVGSVLLKQPDSAPENTHR